A window of Phyllobacterium sp. T1293 contains these coding sequences:
- the ilvC gene encoding ketol-acid reductoisomerase, with protein MRVYYDRDADINLIKSKKVAIIGYGSQGRAHALNLKDSGAKDVRIALRPGSATAKKAEADGFQVVSVAEAAKWADLMMMATPDELQADIYKDHIADNIRDGAAIAFAHGLNVHFGLIEPKKTVDVVMIAPKGPGHTVRGEYQKGGGVPCLIAIHQDASGNAHDLALSYACGVGGGRSGVIETNFREECETDLFGEQVVLCGGLVELIRAGFETLVEGGYAPEMAYFECLHEVKLIVDLIYEGGIANMNYSISNTAEWGEYVSGPRIITAETKAEMKRVLTDIQTGKFTSDWMQEYKAGASRFKAIRRNNDKHQIEEVGEKLRGMMPWIGSNKLVDKAKN; from the coding sequence ATGCGCGTATATTATGACCGCGATGCAGACATCAACCTGATCAAATCGAAGAAGGTTGCCATTATCGGATACGGTTCGCAGGGCCGCGCCCATGCGCTGAACCTGAAGGACTCCGGTGCCAAGGACGTGCGCATTGCCCTGCGTCCGGGTTCAGCAACCGCCAAGAAAGCGGAAGCCGATGGCTTCCAGGTCGTCAGCGTTGCTGAAGCTGCAAAATGGGCCGACCTGATGATGATGGCGACCCCTGACGAATTGCAGGCCGACATCTACAAGGATCACATTGCCGACAATATCCGTGACGGCGCTGCGATTGCTTTCGCCCATGGCCTCAATGTGCATTTCGGCCTGATCGAGCCAAAGAAGACCGTTGACGTTGTCATGATCGCGCCAAAGGGCCCCGGCCATACGGTTCGCGGCGAATACCAGAAAGGCGGCGGCGTTCCTTGCCTCATCGCCATCCATCAGGATGCATCGGGCAATGCCCATGATCTCGCTCTCTCCTACGCTTGCGGCGTTGGTGGCGGCCGTTCGGGTGTTATCGAAACCAATTTCCGTGAAGAGTGCGAAACCGATCTGTTCGGCGAGCAGGTTGTTCTGTGCGGCGGTCTGGTTGAACTGATCCGCGCCGGTTTTGAAACGCTGGTTGAAGGCGGCTATGCGCCTGAAATGGCCTATTTCGAGTGCCTGCACGAAGTAAAGCTCATCGTCGACCTGATCTATGAAGGCGGCATCGCCAACATGAACTACTCGATCTCCAACACTGCTGAATGGGGCGAGTACGTTTCCGGCCCACGCATCATCACTGCTGAGACAAAGGCCGAGATGAAGCGCGTATTGACCGACATCCAGACCGGCAAGTTCACATCCGACTGGATGCAGGAATACAAGGCTGGCGCATCGCGCTTCAAGGCTATCCGCCGCAACAACGACAAGCACCAGATTGAAGAAGTCGGTGAAAAGCTGCGTGGCATGATGCCTTGGATCGGCAGCAACAAGCTGGTTGATAAAGCCAAGAACTAA
- a CDS encoding PhzF family phenazine biosynthesis protein, translating into MSGRRYQVYDVFTDKVLTGNPLAVVHDSAGLDDGAMQKIAQEFNFSETVFVLPAQNPAHTARIRIFTPEYEMPFAGHPTVGSAIALAQVRFADVSDDQEALIILEEQIGPVRCGVKLTSHGAFAEFDLPKLPEPLPYEYDKIALARALGLEPKEIGFENHVPTIWDAGVPYLLVPVHGLAAAGRIRIDQAAMKKAAPTIGQRQLPAYVYCRETTLHDSHFHARMFVSGDGTYEDPATGSATAAFAGAIHYFDEPLDGLLRLWLEQGQEMGRPSRLRLELDIADQRLVGGRIGGSAVKTAEGQLFV; encoded by the coding sequence ATGAGCGGCAGGCGCTATCAGGTTTATGATGTTTTCACCGACAAGGTTCTGACGGGTAATCCGCTGGCTGTCGTCCACGATTCCGCTGGCCTTGACGATGGGGCCATGCAGAAGATTGCCCAGGAGTTCAATTTCTCCGAGACGGTTTTTGTCCTGCCTGCCCAGAATCCCGCCCATACGGCACGAATCCGGATTTTCACACCCGAATATGAAATGCCTTTTGCGGGTCATCCGACTGTGGGCTCTGCCATTGCTCTGGCGCAGGTTCGTTTTGCCGATGTTTCGGATGATCAGGAAGCGCTGATCATTCTGGAAGAGCAGATTGGTCCGGTTCGCTGCGGTGTCAAATTGACCAGCCACGGTGCCTTTGCTGAATTTGATCTTCCCAAATTGCCGGAACCGCTGCCCTATGAGTATGACAAGATAGCCCTTGCGAGGGCCTTGGGTCTGGAGCCAAAGGAAATTGGCTTCGAGAATCACGTTCCAACCATCTGGGACGCTGGCGTGCCCTATCTTCTCGTGCCGGTGCATGGGCTGGCTGCGGCGGGCCGCATTCGAATCGATCAGGCAGCCATGAAGAAGGCGGCTCCGACAATCGGTCAACGCCAGCTTCCAGCCTATGTCTATTGCCGCGAGACCACGCTGCATGACAGTCATTTTCACGCGCGGATGTTCGTGAGCGGCGATGGTACCTATGAGGACCCGGCGACAGGGTCTGCTACTGCTGCTTTCGCCGGTGCCATCCATTACTTTGACGAACCGCTCGATGGTTTGTTGCGCCTGTGGCTGGAACAGGGGCAGGAAATGGGCCGTCCATCACGGTTGCGGCTGGAACTGGATATTGCCGATCAGAGGCTTGTGGGCGGGCGTATCGGCGGTTCTGCGGTCAAGACGGCAGAGGGGCAGCTTTTCGTTTAA
- the thiS gene encoding sulfur carrier protein ThiS, which translates to MRLIINGEPLEVTSRTLGDLLGELDYEGDWLATALNGELVRAAARSTFTLNEGDKVEILTPRQGG; encoded by the coding sequence ATGAGACTTATCATCAATGGAGAACCGCTGGAGGTTACTTCCCGAACGCTGGGCGATCTGCTTGGCGAGCTTGACTATGAGGGCGACTGGCTGGCAACTGCGCTCAACGGCGAGCTGGTGCGGGCTGCGGCGCGTTCGACCTTTACCTTGAATGAAGGCGACAAGGTGGAAATCCTGACGCCCCGGCAGGGAGGTTGA
- a CDS encoding NADPH-dependent FMN reductase yields the protein MAPKLNIVQVSTRPGRAGPPVAKWFHDFVKQDGQFEPVLIDLADLNLPIFDEPNHPRARKYEHAHTKKWSALIEAGDAVVFVTPEYDYFAPPSLTNAIIYLWQEWNYKPVGFVSYGGMSGGLRSVESVKGLLAGLRTVPIPEGVAIPAFQQFINDEGEFQANELVVTSANTMIGELLKWSNALKPLRAS from the coding sequence ATGGCACCTAAGCTCAATATCGTCCAAGTCAGCACCCGTCCGGGCCGCGCCGGGCCACCGGTTGCAAAATGGTTCCATGATTTCGTCAAGCAGGATGGCCAGTTTGAGCCAGTGTTGATTGATCTGGCTGATCTCAACCTGCCAATCTTCGATGAACCGAACCATCCGCGCGCTCGGAAATACGAACATGCCCACACCAAAAAGTGGAGCGCGCTGATCGAAGCCGGTGATGCGGTTGTGTTCGTTACGCCCGAATATGACTATTTCGCTCCGCCATCGCTCACCAATGCAATCATCTATCTCTGGCAGGAGTGGAACTATAAGCCTGTTGGTTTCGTCAGCTATGGCGGCATGTCGGGCGGGTTGCGCTCGGTCGAATCGGTCAAAGGGCTGCTTGCCGGTTTGCGCACGGTTCCGATCCCAGAGGGTGTTGCCATTCCCGCTTTTCAGCAGTTCATCAACGACGAAGGCGAATTTCAGGCCAACGAACTGGTTGTGACAAGCGCCAATACGATGATTGGCGAATTGCTCAAGTGGAGCAACGCCTTGAAGCCTCTGCGCGCTTCCTGA
- a CDS encoding FAD-dependent oxidoreductase, which produces MPVPAKGRVRLKKQQIAIVGAGPAGLAAALYLHRAGHDVKLLERFSTPSPLGSGLILQPTGLTVLDDLGLFDRISLLGNRIDRLYGADALSGRPVLDVRYSALKGGRYGVAVHRAALFDVLYQAVLREGIDIQTNVDAITMHTGHGRAWLMTNTGRSIGTFDLVVDASGSRSKLKQYAFNPSEPKPLTYGAYWVSLKWHGEGFDARSLLQRYRKAGVMIGVLPIGRTDAAGDDMAAFFWSTKPDGADSLRAAGIAGWKDRVFALWPECSVYLDQINGFDDMTLARYGHHTLSMPVGRHLAVIGDAAHSTSPQLGQGANMALLDARALAHALMTSTELDAALSAYAASRRMHVRGFQALSRAFTPFYQSDSTALPFARDWIVPTVARIPPAPQLLASMVSGTLIDPFRPIGLREKIWNQNSFSSPLAK; this is translated from the coding sequence ATGCCCGTACCAGCAAAGGGGCGGGTCAGATTGAAAAAGCAGCAGATTGCCATTGTTGGTGCAGGCCCCGCAGGACTTGCCGCCGCGCTTTATCTTCATCGTGCCGGGCATGATGTAAAACTTCTCGAACGCTTTTCGACACCGTCGCCCTTGGGGTCTGGTCTCATTCTGCAGCCGACCGGCTTGACCGTGCTTGATGATCTCGGGCTTTTTGACCGCATTTCATTGCTGGGCAACCGGATTGACCGGCTCTATGGCGCTGATGCCCTGTCCGGACGTCCGGTGCTTGATGTCCGCTACTCCGCGCTGAAAGGCGGGCGCTATGGTGTTGCCGTACACCGCGCTGCGCTGTTCGATGTGCTCTATCAGGCCGTCTTGCGGGAAGGGATTGATATCCAGACCAATGTCGATGCGATAACAATGCACACCGGCCATGGCCGCGCGTGGCTTATGACCAATACCGGCCGCAGTATTGGGACGTTCGATCTTGTTGTTGATGCCAGCGGGTCGCGCTCGAAACTCAAGCAATATGCCTTCAATCCGTCGGAGCCAAAACCTCTGACCTATGGCGCCTATTGGGTATCGCTCAAATGGCACGGCGAAGGTTTTGATGCGCGCTCCCTGTTGCAGCGCTACCGCAAGGCGGGTGTCATGATCGGCGTTCTGCCAATCGGCAGGACAGATGCGGCTGGTGACGATATGGCCGCCTTCTTCTGGAGTACAAAACCCGATGGGGCGGACAGTCTGCGTGCTGCGGGAATAGCAGGCTGGAAAGATCGCGTGTTCGCGCTCTGGCCTGAATGTTCTGTCTATCTCGATCAGATCAATGGTTTCGACGATATGACGCTGGCGCGTTATGGCCACCACACATTGTCTATGCCCGTTGGCCGTCATCTGGCTGTTATCGGCGATGCCGCCCATTCCACCAGCCCGCAGCTGGGGCAGGGTGCCAATATGGCGCTATTGGATGCACGGGCACTCGCCCATGCCCTGATGACATCCACCGAGCTTGATGCGGCTCTGTCTGCCTATGCTGCGTCCCGCCGGATGCATGTGCGCGGTTTTCAGGCGCTGTCACGGGCTTTCACACCGTTTTACCAGTCGGATTCAACCGCGCTGCCTTTCGCGCGTGATTGGATTGTGCCAACCGTGGCGCGTATTCCGCCAGCACCACAACTTCTGGCATCGATGGTATCGGGTACTCTTATCGACCCATTCAGGCCAATCGGCTTGCGCGAAAAGATCTGGAACCAGAATTCTTTTTCATCCCCACTTGCCAAATGA
- a CDS encoding NUDIX hydrolase, with translation MLNIPEETVTPIRQTIVRVEEGPLAYAVQHHDAIGANWAQERAVNPALFDGSFFMAEQARVEDGIFRATYKRTSFATMLHWKRNVAGEKPWHIFSVGVIVSSDNRLIAGQMGATTSAAGRVYFPAGSFDIDDLVGDRVDFDGNAQREVAEETGLDLSGAARRDDMAYLVRVDRSIAVFRRYYFTRTADELLASIRKTIAAQADPELDDICAISAAGEMGEATPRTFSTFADWHFTA, from the coding sequence ATGCTCAATATACCGGAAGAAACCGTCACGCCGATCAGGCAAACCATTGTGCGTGTGGAGGAGGGACCGCTTGCCTATGCGGTTCAGCATCATGATGCGATAGGGGCAAACTGGGCTCAAGAACGTGCGGTGAACCCGGCATTGTTTGACGGATCGTTTTTTATGGCCGAACAGGCCAGGGTTGAGGATGGTATTTTCCGCGCAACCTATAAACGCACCAGCTTTGCCACGATGCTGCATTGGAAGCGCAATGTGGCGGGTGAAAAGCCGTGGCATATATTCAGCGTCGGCGTCATTGTCTCCAGTGACAACAGGCTGATTGCCGGCCAAATGGGTGCGACGACTTCGGCTGCGGGGCGGGTTTATTTCCCGGCTGGCTCATTTGATATCGATGATCTGGTCGGCGATCGGGTGGATTTCGATGGCAATGCCCAGCGCGAAGTGGCCGAAGAAACCGGACTTGATCTTTCCGGGGCCGCGCGGCGTGATGATATGGCCTATCTGGTGCGGGTTGATCGCAGTATCGCAGTTTTCCGGCGCTATTATTTTACCCGGACGGCGGATGAGTTGCTTGCCTCCATCCGTAAAACCATCGCCGCACAGGCTGATCCGGAGCTTGATGATATCTGTGCCATCTCCGCGGCGGGCGAAATGGGCGAGGCAACACCGCGCACATTCAGCACATTTGCCGATTGGCACTTTACGGCCTAG
- the rpsU gene encoding 30S ribosomal protein S21, producing MQVLVRDNNVEQALRVLKKKMQREGLFREMKARQAFEKPSERRVREKAEAVSRARKAARKQAQREGLLPGPKKKERVARPGAASNDFSNNR from the coding sequence TTGCAAGTTCTCGTCCGTGATAACAATGTTGAACAGGCCCTTCGGGTTCTGAAGAAGAAGATGCAGCGCGAAGGTCTCTTTCGCGAAATGAAGGCGCGCCAGGCTTTTGAAAAGCCATCCGAGCGCCGTGTCCGTGAAAAAGCTGAAGCCGTCAGCCGCGCCCGCAAGGCAGCGCGCAAGCAGGCACAGCGTGAAGGTCTGCTTCCTGGTCCGAAGAAGAAGGAACGGGTTGCCCGTCCCGGCGCCGCTTCAAACGATTTCAGCAATAACCGATAA
- a CDS encoding TetR/AcrR family transcriptional regulator, producing the protein MQSVTEASDSPLTERQRDVLDAALGLLVEAGDTLTMTSVARRASCSKETLYKWFGDRDGLLTATVQWQASKVRGIPAKRDGLDLISLTSGLERFASDWLRVLSGKISVALNRIAVSHAGSDKRDLGAIVLENGPFAMARRLMPLLEVGREAGLLAFDNTEEAFRTFFGLVVRDVQIRLLLGDRFELTDVAIDGEARRATQQFFALYGAYTNGAG; encoded by the coding sequence GTGCAATCCGTAACAGAAGCCAGTGACAGCCCTTTGACAGAACGTCAGCGCGACGTTCTTGATGCGGCGCTTGGTCTTCTCGTGGAGGCGGGTGACACGCTGACAATGACGAGCGTGGCGCGCCGTGCCAGCTGTTCCAAGGAAACCCTCTACAAATGGTTTGGCGACAGGGACGGGCTGCTAACGGCGACTGTCCAGTGGCAGGCGTCAAAAGTACGCGGTATTCCCGCCAAACGGGATGGGCTTGATCTGATATCGCTGACAAGCGGGCTTGAGCGCTTTGCTTCGGACTGGTTGCGGGTGCTTTCGGGCAAGATTTCCGTGGCGCTCAACCGCATCGCCGTCAGCCATGCGGGCAGCGACAAGCGCGATCTTGGCGCGATCGTTCTGGAGAATGGTCCCTTCGCCATGGCGCGCCGTCTGATGCCATTGCTCGAGGTCGGGCGTGAGGCTGGCCTGCTGGCCTTTGACAATACGGAAGAAGCATTTCGCACTTTTTTCGGACTGGTTGTCCGGGATGTGCAAATCCGGTTGCTGCTTGGCGATCGGTTCGAGTTGACTGATGTGGCAATCGACGGCGAGGCCCGGCGCGCGACACAGCAGTTTTTTGCTCTTTATGGAGCTTATACCAACGGGGCCGGTTAA
- the thiC gene encoding phosphomethylpyrimidine synthase ThiC, with protein sequence MTAITPTVSAGPLPASIKIYKPGHAYPDLRVPLRQISVHPTAGEPPVTVYDSSGPYTDANATIDIAKGLPRIREHWLANHEDLVAYEGRHIKLEDNGFVTGERLTPEFPVRNQPLRAKGDKAVTQLAYARAGIITPEMEYVAIRENLGRDAARTKLERDGNSFGASVPDHVTPEFVREEIARGRAIIPANINHPELEPMIIGRNFLVKINANIGNSAVTSSMAEEVEKMVWAIRWGADTVMDLSTGRNIHNIREWIIRNAPVPIGTVPLYQALEKVGGIAEDLTWEVYRDTLIEQAEQGVDYFTIHAGVRLHYIPLTVDRVTGIVSRGGSIMAKWCLHHHRESFLYEHFAEICDICRAYDVSFSLGDGLRPGSIADANDAAQFAELETLGELTQIAWAKGCQVMIEGPGHVPMHKIKANMDKQLAVCGEAPFYTLGPLTTDIAPGYDHITSGIGAAMIGWFGTAMLCYVTPKEHLGLPNRDDVKIGVITYKIAAHAADLAKGHPAAQLRDDALSRARFEFRWEDQFNLSLDPETARLFHDETLPKEAHKVAHFCSMCGPKFCSMRISHDIRAEAQKEGMSAMAEKFKQGGDLYMPLKSVAVPIPVSGDEF encoded by the coding sequence ATGACCGCAATTACCCCAACCGTTTCGGCAGGACCGCTGCCGGCATCGATCAAAATATATAAACCGGGCCATGCCTATCCTGATCTGCGCGTGCCATTGCGCCAGATATCCGTTCACCCGACGGCGGGTGAACCGCCTGTTACGGTGTATGATTCATCCGGGCCCTATACGGATGCCAATGCAACCATCGATATTGCCAAGGGCCTGCCGCGCATTCGTGAACACTGGCTGGCCAATCATGAAGACCTCGTTGCCTATGAAGGCCGCCATATCAAGCTTGAGGACAATGGTTTTGTCACCGGCGAGCGGCTGACACCGGAATTTCCGGTTCGCAATCAGCCATTGCGGGCGAAGGGTGATAAAGCCGTCACGCAGCTTGCCTATGCCCGCGCCGGTATCATCACACCCGAGATGGAATATGTGGCGATCCGCGAAAATCTCGGCCGTGATGCTGCGCGTACCAAGCTGGAACGGGATGGCAATTCCTTCGGGGCTTCGGTGCCGGATCATGTGACGCCGGAATTTGTTCGCGAGGAGATTGCGCGGGGCAGGGCGATCATCCCGGCCAATATCAACCATCCCGAGCTTGAACCGATGATCATCGGCCGTAATTTTCTGGTCAAGATCAATGCCAATATCGGCAATTCTGCCGTGACATCCTCCATGGCAGAAGAAGTGGAAAAGATGGTCTGGGCGATCCGCTGGGGCGCCGATACGGTGATGGACCTCTCCACCGGGCGCAACATCCACAATATTCGCGAATGGATCATCCGCAACGCGCCGGTGCCGATCGGGACTGTGCCGCTGTATCAGGCATTGGAAAAGGTTGGCGGCATTGCCGAAGACCTGACATGGGAAGTTTACCGCGATACGCTGATCGAGCAGGCGGAGCAGGGCGTCGACTATTTTACCATCCATGCGGGTGTTAGGTTGCATTACATACCGCTCACCGTTGATCGTGTGACCGGCATTGTCTCGCGTGGCGGTTCGATCATGGCCAAATGGTGCTTGCATCATCATCGCGAGAGTTTTCTCTACGAGCACTTTGCCGAGATTTGCGATATCTGCCGCGCCTATGATGTCAGCTTTTCACTGGGTGATGGCCTGCGTCCGGGCTCAATTGCCGACGCCAATGATGCGGCGCAATTTGCCGAACTGGAAACGCTGGGTGAGCTGACGCAGATTGCCTGGGCCAAGGGTTGTCAGGTGATGATTGAGGGCCCCGGCCATGTGCCGATGCACAAGATCAAGGCCAACATGGACAAGCAGTTGGCGGTCTGCGGTGAAGCTCCGTTCTATACGCTCGGACCGCTTACGACGGATATCGCACCGGGCTATGATCACATTACATCGGGCATCGGTGCGGCGATGATCGGCTGGTTTGGCACGGCCATGCTTTGCTATGTGACACCAAAGGAACATCTTGGCCTGCCGAACCGCGATGATGTGAAAATCGGGGTGATCACCTACAAGATCGCCGCCCATGCAGCGGATCTCGCCAAGGGGCACCCGGCGGCGCAACTGCGCGACGATGCACTGTCGCGCGCGCGCTTCGAATTCCGCTGGGAGGATCAGTTCAACCTGTCGCTCGATCCGGAAACGGCGCGGCTTTTCCACGATGAAACACTGCCGAAGGAGGCGCATAAGGTCGCGCATTTCTGCTCCATGTGCGGGCCGAAATTCTGCTCGATGCGGATTTCCCATGATATCCGCGCCGAGGCGCAGAAGGAGGGCATGTCGGCCATGGCCGAGAAATTCAAGCAGGGCGGCGATCTCTATATGCCATTGAAATCGGTGGCCGTTCCCATACCGGTATCGGGTGACGAGTTCTGA
- a CDS encoding BA14K family protein — MKAYIKGRNNTDTMMMKSLFTALTTLGLVLTVGIGVASAQVQPYRPAPRGNDVVPRTPLVLGNDNSALASPGCTGTARCNDFRRSRPIISPPTRTQAQNCQDRYQSYRAFDNTYQPRSGPRRTCTLQ, encoded by the coding sequence ATGAAGGCCTATATAAAAGGGCGAAACAATACGGATACGATGATGATGAAAAGCCTGTTTACAGCCCTCACCACCCTTGGTCTTGTCCTGACGGTTGGTATCGGTGTTGCGTCGGCACAGGTGCAGCCATATCGCCCGGCGCCGCGCGGCAATGACGTCGTTCCAAGAACGCCTCTGGTGCTTGGCAATGACAACTCGGCCCTTGCCAGCCCCGGTTGCACAGGAACGGCACGCTGCAATGACTTCCGCAGGAGCCGGCCGATTATCTCGCCGCCCACGCGCACACAGGCGCAGAATTGTCAGGACCGCTATCAATCCTACCGCGCCTTTGACAATACCTATCAGCCGCGCAGCGGCCCACGCCGCACCTGTACGCTGCAATGA
- a CDS encoding RidA family protein, producing the protein MSIRRIEVGPRMSQAVIHGNTVYLAGQVGTPGKSVTEQTKDVLASVDRLLKEAGSDKSKLLQAIIWMADMKDFAEMNAVWDAWVDPANTPARATGEAKLATPDYKVEIIITAAI; encoded by the coding sequence ATGAGCATTCGTCGTATTGAAGTCGGTCCACGCATGAGCCAGGCCGTTATCCATGGCAACACGGTTTATCTCGCAGGTCAGGTAGGCACACCCGGCAAGAGCGTTACCGAGCAGACCAAGGATGTTCTGGCTTCGGTTGACCGTTTGTTGAAGGAAGCTGGTTCTGACAAGTCCAAGCTCCTGCAGGCTATCATCTGGATGGCTGACATGAAGGACTTTGCCGAGATGAACGCGGTTTGGGATGCGTGGGTCGATCCGGCCAACACACCTGCACGCGCCACCGGCGAAGCCAAGCTGGCGACACCTGATTACAAGGTCGAAATCATCATCACTGCTGCGATCTGA
- a CDS encoding endonuclease/exonuclease/phosphatase family protein, translating to MSVRIATFNVENLMNRFDFSGFKNNLNKDRTLQLFQINNEEQYRQLEQGRAIAHADDTRQLTALAIAETHADILCLQEVDNIGALNAFEFGYLFKMVGEGYRHKYMLEGNDMRGIDVAVLMRDQTRHGEPIEFIEMTSHAHVTYNDFGLYNADLAALGLEPHERIFKRDCLEIDVRIGGRPLTLFVSHFKSMGPPRNGLDGRTASMPVRMAEARAVRRIIENRFAGSGGPADKHWVICGDFNDYRERVIIGGDSMGGYTFEPVREAASSVDVLLEGGFCENLVERRPVMDRWTLYHTRGPEERHLCQLDYILASPALARTNSDAVPDIIRRGQPYRTIFPPDQKVEMFPRIGWDRPKASDHCPVAVTFDVV from the coding sequence ATGTCCGTACGCATCGCCACGTTCAATGTCGAAAATCTGATGAACAGGTTCGATTTCTCAGGCTTCAAGAACAATCTGAACAAGGACCGGACGCTGCAACTGTTCCAGATCAATAATGAGGAACAATACCGGCAACTGGAGCAGGGAAGGGCCATTGCCCATGCGGATGATACGCGGCAGCTCACCGCATTGGCGATTGCCGAAACCCATGCGGATATTCTGTGCCTGCAGGAAGTCGACAATATCGGCGCACTGAATGCCTTCGAGTTCGGCTATCTGTTCAAGATGGTGGGCGAGGGCTACCGGCACAAATATATGCTTGAAGGCAATGACATGCGCGGCATCGATGTTGCCGTGCTGATGCGCGACCAGACACGGCATGGCGAGCCTATCGAATTCATCGAAATGACCAGCCACGCCCATGTTACCTATAATGATTTCGGTCTTTACAACGCCGACCTTGCGGCGCTTGGCCTTGAGCCGCATGAACGCATTTTCAAACGCGACTGTCTGGAGATCGATGTGCGGATCGGTGGACGGCCGCTGACATTGTTTGTCAGCCATTTCAAATCCATGGGGCCGCCGCGCAATGGTCTTGACGGGCGCACGGCGTCCATGCCCGTTCGTATGGCCGAGGCAAGGGCGGTGCGGCGGATCATTGAGAACCGGTTTGCTGGCAGTGGTGGCCCGGCGGACAAGCATTGGGTGATCTGCGGTGATTTCAATGATTATCGTGAGCGGGTGATTATCGGCGGCGATTCCATGGGTGGATATACGTTTGAGCCGGTGCGTGAAGCAGCGAGCAGTGTTGACGTGCTTCTGGAAGGTGGTTTTTGCGAAAATCTGGTAGAGCGCCGGCCGGTGATGGATCGCTGGACGCTGTATCACACGCGCGGGCCAGAGGAGCGTCATCTGTGCCAATTGGATTACATACTGGCTTCTCCGGCGCTTGCGCGAACCAATAGCGACGCGGTTCCCGATATTATCAGGCGCGGCCAGCCGTATCGCACGATTTTCCCGCCCGACCAGAAGGTCGAGATGTTTCCGCGTATTGGCTGGGATCGCCCCAAGGCGAGCGATCATTGCCCTGTTGCCGTAACTTTTGATGTTGTCTGA
- the thiO gene encoding glycine oxidase ThiO, whose amino-acid sequence MRILVKGAGVAGLTAAHELLARGGDITVLDPRRDKSSTASWYAGGMLAPYCERESADEQVLELGLKAAAWWEAALPGSVMRNGTLVLAPARDIRELDRFGSRTSGFAHVDAQELAHLEPDLEGRFRRGLFFKEEAHLDPRRALTMLAEKLAASGVRFVSGEADGAFDVIVDCTGYCATKPDLRGMRGEMLVLQTRDVSLARPVRLIHPRFPVYIVPRADHIFMVGATMIESDAAGPITARSMMELLNAAYSLHPAFGEAAILETGVGVRPAYADNFPRVEREGNVISINGLYRHGFLLAPAMAIQAAAMVFKYEKAA is encoded by the coding sequence ATGCGTATTCTCGTCAAAGGGGCGGGGGTCGCCGGGCTCACCGCCGCCCATGAACTGTTGGCACGGGGCGGGGACATAACAGTCCTCGACCCGCGCCGGGACAAGTCGTCCACCGCATCGTGGTATGCGGGCGGGATGCTCGCACCCTATTGCGAGCGGGAAAGTGCCGATGAACAGGTGCTTGAACTTGGGTTGAAAGCCGCCGCTTGGTGGGAGGCAGCTTTGCCCGGAAGCGTTATGCGCAATGGCACATTGGTTTTAGCGCCCGCACGGGATATCCGGGAACTCGACCGGTTTGGTTCGCGCACATCCGGTTTTGCCCATGTGGACGCGCAGGAACTGGCCCATCTGGAGCCTGATCTTGAGGGCCGGTTTCGCCGGGGATTGTTTTTCAAGGAAGAAGCTCATCTCGACCCGCGCCGCGCCTTGACCATGCTGGCGGAAAAGCTGGCCGCCTCCGGCGTCCGGTTCGTGAGCGGCGAAGCGGATGGCGCCTTTGATGTCATCGTTGATTGCACAGGCTATTGCGCAACCAAACCTGATCTGCGCGGGATGCGCGGTGAAATGCTTGTCCTGCAAACGCGCGATGTCTCGCTGGCCCGGCCTGTGAGACTGATCCACCCGCGATTCCCCGTTTATATCGTGCCGCGTGCCGACCATATCTTCATGGTCGGAGCCACGATGATCGAAAGCGACGCGGCGGGGCCGATCACTGCCCGCTCGATGATGGAATTGCTTAATGCCGCCTATAGCCTACACCCGGCTTTCGGCGAGGCGGCAATCCTTGAGACCGGTGTTGGGGTCAGACCCGCCTATGCGGATAATTTTCCGCGTGTAGAGCGGGAGGGCAACGTGATCAGCATTAACGGGCTCTACCGGCATGGGTTTCTGCTCGCACCCGCCATGGCAATACAGGCGGCAGCGATGGTTTTTAAGTATGAGAAGGCAGCTTGA